From the genome of Victivallis lenta:
CTCCGTGACTCCGCCGGACTTCTCCCGGCGGGGCCGGTAATATACATGCTCCGGGTGCTCTCCGCAACCGGAACTGCGCGGCCGCATAAAAAAACGCGCCCCGGAACGGGACGCGGCTTTTGAACTTCGGCGGCGCAGGGAACTTACCGCTTCTCCGACAGGATGACGAAGGCGGGCAGCCCCGGGATGTCGTAACGGTCGAGGATCGCTCTGACCTCGGGTGCTCCGGGCTTCTCCGCCTGGAACTTCACGACTTCGTACTTCTGCATGAGCGTTTTGATTTCGGGCTCCGGGAACACGTCCCGCTCCATCTCTTTGCAGTTCTTGCACCAGGTCGCCCAGAAATCGATCAGCACCGGCTTGCCGGAGAGCTGCGCGGCTTCGAGCCGGCGGTCGAGGTTCACGAGCTCCTCCTGCGGGGAGAATTTGCCGGGCAGCAGCGTGAAACCGGTCCACGCATACCAGGCGGCCGCGAGCACGATGATTCCTCCGAAAGCATACTTGACGACGACCATGAACCGGCCCGGCTTCGGCAGTACGCCGAACCCGGCTCCGGCCAGCGGCCACGGCAGCGCCATGCCGATTCCGAGCAGGAACGGCAGCCCGAGGGCGAAATAGTTCCCGCCGTTGTAGAGCTCGGCCGAGAAGAGCAGCACACCGATCACCACCGGCGCGACGCAGGCGCCGGCCAGCAGTGCCGCCAGCGCTCCCATCACGAAGGCGATGACGGTTTTGCCGCCCCGGAGCTTCTTCGGGCTGATCCGCACCCTGCCGGAAAAATCGAGGTTGAACGCGCCGAACATGGCGGCGGCCAGCACGGCGAAAACGGCCGCGATCACAAAATTGAAGAGACTCGACGAGTTCAGCTCTCCGAACCGCGCGCCGGTCAGGATCACGACGACGCCGAGGATGCCGTAGGCCGCCGCCATGCCGATGCCGTAGGCGAGGCCGCGCCGGAATCCGGCCGTCCGCCCGGCTCCGTCCGCCCCGATGATCGCAAGGTTCACCGGAATCATCGGCAGCACGCACGGCGTCAGGTTGAGCCCGAGCCCGCCGACCAGCGTCAGCAGAATGACGAGCCAGATGCCGACGCCGTCGAACATGCCGCTCTTTTCCGTTTGAATTTCGCCGCCGGTCGGAGCCAGGAACTCCCGGAATTCCGCGACGCTCTGAAGTCCGACCGCCTTCCGCTCCAAAACAAAACGGTCAAGCCGAGAAGCAGATGTGTTTTTCGGCATTTCCGAATTTATGACGGTGTTTTCCCCGGGTGCGATGAAAAACCGTTTCGGCCTGAAGCACAACGCCGATTTTCCACCGATTGATTTACGGCAGCCCTGATAATCGATCGTTCCCGTGAAGGGAGGTGCCCCCCGGAAAGTCCAAACCCATTTTCCCTCCGGATAGATATTCACTTTACCCATGAATTCATCATCGGTTTTCACTGGAACAGGAACCGCCTCCGGAGTTGCCGTACTGCCGTCTTTTCCGCTGACTTTAATCTCAAACGAGCTGTTTGCGTAAAAATAATGACCGGGAGCAACCTCGGCGGTCAGCATCAGAAGATCTCCTTCGGTACGCGCTGACCACTCAAATGGTTGAGAGGCTTCCGCTCCGGCCCGAAATAAGGCAAAACAGAGCAGAAACAGGACCAGACTTGTTTTCAACAGCAGTTTCATTGTCTCATTTCCGGTCAAGGATTTTTTTCAGCTGTGAAATATATTCGTTTGTCTCCAGAACATCCTTGACTTCTCCAAGCACCTTGCCTTCGGGATTTAAAACGTAGGTCATCGGCAGAGTCTTGAATTTATACTGGTTCAACAATTCGATGTTCTGTCTGACGATTGAACGCGGAATCCGGATGCCGCGCGGAAAATCGATATAAAGCAGGATAGCTTTCCCGGCGGCGAATTCTTCAAATTCCTTCCCCGCCAACGTATCTTTCTGGAATTTATTGAGTCCCGTATTCCAATCGGAACCATTAAACACCATGATGATCGGAAGTTTTTTCTCCTCGGCAAGTTTCAGAGCCTGCTGATAATTCACCTGC
Proteins encoded in this window:
- a CDS encoding thioredoxin family protein; this translates as MERKAVGLQSVAEFREFLAPTGGEIQTEKSGMFDGVGIWLVILLTLVGGLGLNLTPCVLPMIPVNLAIIGADGAGRTAGFRRGLAYGIGMAAAYGILGVVVILTGARFGELNSSSLFNFVIAAVFAVLAAAMFGAFNLDFSGRVRISPKKLRGGKTVIAFVMGALAALLAGACVAPVVIGVLLFSAELYNGGNYFALGLPFLLGIGMALPWPLAGAGFGVLPKPGRFMVVVKYAFGGIIVLAAAWYAWTGFTLLPGKFSPQEELVNLDRRLEAAQLSGKPVLIDFWATWCKNCKEMERDVFPEPEIKTLMQKYEVVKFQAEKPGAPEVRAILDRYDIPGLPAFVILSEKR